One Azotobacter salinestris DNA window includes the following coding sequences:
- a CDS encoding IS4 family transposase, with protein sequence MDRSVLADASWIEQELAGSTFRDERLGRRLRKLLLQMANAVGEPIPLACQDWANTKAAYRFLSNTAVDEARILAGHFQSTRIRAAAVDGPLLVLQDTTEFSYKRAHPEQIGTLTTIPGRKTDGRRPMHTLCGLLMHSSLVVTPEGLPLGLAAIRFWTRSKFRGVTALKRRINPTRVPIEHKESVRWLENLRDATALLGDPARLVHVGDRENDIYEFFCAARSAGTHFLVRTCVDRLAGSGKQTIADQMSEVAVQGLHDVLVEEGRKTTRAIVELRYRRIHVLPPIGKQKRYSAIDLTVIQARERGEPSGRPAIDWQLITDLPVTSPQEAIEKLDWYALRWKIESFHKILKSGCRAEEARLRTAERLVNLIALFCIIAWRLFWMTMLNRTEPEASPRIALTRDEIGLLDRMIDATGQPPPSRTLSDYLIHIARLGGYLARASDPPPGNVVLWRGWCRLMDIKLGALLVASRYG encoded by the coding sequence ATGGACCGCTCTGTTTTGGCTGACGCCTCCTGGATTGAACAGGAACTCGCCGGCTCGACGTTCCGGGACGAACGCCTTGGCCGGCGGCTGCGCAAGCTGCTGCTGCAAATGGCGAATGCCGTGGGAGAACCCATCCCGCTGGCCTGCCAGGACTGGGCGAATACCAAGGCGGCCTACCGCTTCCTTTCCAACACGGCAGTAGACGAGGCGCGGATTCTGGCCGGGCATTTCCAGTCGACGCGTATTCGCGCTGCTGCCGTCGACGGTCCCCTGCTGGTCCTTCAGGATACGACCGAGTTTTCGTACAAGCGGGCGCACCCCGAGCAGATCGGCACGCTTACCACCATCCCCGGCCGGAAAACCGATGGCCGCAGGCCCATGCATACGCTCTGTGGCCTGCTGATGCATTCCAGCCTGGTCGTCACGCCGGAGGGGCTCCCCCTGGGACTGGCCGCAATCCGCTTCTGGACACGCTCGAAGTTCAGGGGAGTGACGGCTCTCAAGCGCCGGATCAATCCGACCCGCGTGCCGATCGAGCACAAGGAGAGCGTCCGCTGGCTGGAAAACCTGCGCGATGCTACCGCGCTGCTCGGCGATCCGGCACGGCTGGTCCATGTCGGGGACCGGGAAAACGATATCTATGAGTTCTTCTGTGCGGCACGCTCTGCCGGTACCCATTTCCTTGTCAGGACCTGTGTCGACCGCCTGGCCGGCAGCGGCAAACAGACGATTGCCGACCAGATGAGCGAGGTTGCCGTCCAGGGACTTCATGACGTCCTGGTCGAAGAGGGCAGGAAAACCACCCGAGCCATCGTCGAGCTTCGTTATCGTCGTATCCACGTGCTACCGCCGATCGGCAAGCAGAAACGTTATTCGGCCATCGACCTGACCGTGATCCAGGCGCGGGAGCGTGGGGAGCCGAGCGGCAGGCCGGCCATCGACTGGCAACTCATCACCGACTTGCCGGTCACCTCGCCGCAGGAGGCGATCGAGAAGCTTGACTGGTATGCCCTGCGCTGGAAGATCGAGTCGTTCCACAAGATCCTGAAATCCGGCTGCCGTGCGGAGGAAGCCAGGCTCAGGACGGCCGAGCGTCTGGTCAATCTCATAGCCTTGTTCTGCATCATTGCCTGGCGTCTGTTCTGGATGACCATGCTCAACCGCACCGAGCCCGAGGCCTCTCCCCGCATTGCCTTGACCCGGGACGAAATTGGCCTGCTTGACCGGATGATCGACGCCACCGGCCAACCTCCTCCATCGAGGACACTTTCCGACTACCTGATTCACATTGCGAGGCTTGGCGGCTATCTCGCCCGTGCCTCGGATCCGCCACCCGGCAATGTCGTTCTCTGGCGAGGCTGGTGCCGTCTCATGGACATCAAGCTGGGAGCACTACTCGTCGCTTCCCGCTATGGGTAA